One Desulfovibrio aminophilus DSM 12254 DNA segment encodes these proteins:
- a CDS encoding exodeoxyribonuclease VII small subunit, which produces MAKKEEGFEKRLARLKEIVEALEHGDLPLEQGVALYKEGLTLARACGKQLEAARNEVKVAGEGALRDFNVPEDGNGDDDQA; this is translated from the coding sequence CCAAGAAGGAAGAGGGATTCGAGAAGCGTCTGGCGCGCCTCAAGGAGATCGTCGAGGCCCTGGAACACGGCGACCTGCCCCTGGAACAGGGCGTGGCCCTCTACAAGGAGGGCTTGACCCTGGCGCGGGCCTGCGGCAAGCAATTGGAAGCCGCCCGCAACGAGGTCAAGGTGGCCGGGGAGGGCGCGCTCAGGGATTTCAATGTCCCGGAGGACGGAAACGGCGATGACGATCAAGCGTGA